In one Pseudodesulfovibrio tunisiensis genomic region, the following are encoded:
- a CDS encoding GNAT family N-acetyltransferase, whose product MNPIIRKAEREDVVGICRLLHSRMNPEFSMERWLGLFAPDWCADNPDIGLVVEDDGAIVGFHGHICSSRLINGHRERFVNFTSWYLMREYRGQGLGSELVRLAASDPDVTYSVVSLSPKRREHYRKLGLDVLEEERLLWKKDGHAYDNLEVVADPEEIRRQANPNELRVFEDHQGFFATPVLVTTRCTQCLLLLSRALKGDDVLYHDVLYRSNARLFSDRVHDIAEALLPEGKCVLAADRRFVDNDGPGAQVERIKAPRFCKSSRVAPADIDLAYSEVVLLGLKLD is encoded by the coding sequence ATGAACCCCATCATCCGCAAAGCCGAACGCGAAGACGTTGTCGGCATCTGCCGATTGCTGCATTCCCGCATGAATCCCGAATTTTCCATGGAACGCTGGCTCGGCCTGTTCGCTCCGGACTGGTGTGCGGACAACCCGGACATCGGTCTTGTCGTCGAGGACGACGGGGCCATCGTGGGATTTCACGGACACATCTGCTCGTCCCGTCTGATCAATGGCCACCGCGAACGGTTCGTGAACTTCACGTCCTGGTACCTGATGCGCGAATATCGCGGGCAGGGGTTGGGCAGCGAGCTCGTGCGTCTTGCCGCGTCCGATCCGGACGTGACCTATTCCGTTGTTTCGCTTTCGCCAAAGCGCAGGGAACATTACAGGAAGCTCGGTCTGGACGTGCTGGAGGAGGAGCGTCTGCTCTGGAAAAAGGACGGCCATGCCTATGACAATCTGGAAGTGGTGGCCGATCCCGAGGAAATTCGGCGGCAGGCCAATCCCAATGAGCTTCGGGTGTTCGAGGATCATCAGGGATTCTTTGCAACTCCGGTACTCGTCACCACGCGTTGCACGCAATGCCTGCTTCTGCTTTCCCGGGCGCTCAAGGGCGACGATGTCCTGTATCACGACGTGCTGTACCGCTCCAATGCCCGGCTGTTCTCGGATCGGGTGCACGACATTGCCGAGGCGCTTCTGCCCGAGGGCAAATGCGTGCTGGCCGCGGATCGCCGGTTCGTGGACAACGACGGCCCGGGTGCGCAGGTCGAGCGCATCAAGGCCCCGCGCTTCTGCAAGTCCTCTCGCGTGGCCCCGGCCGACATTGATCTGGCCTATTCCGAAGTCGTGCTGCTGGGGCTCAAGCTGGACTAG
- a CDS encoding polysaccharide deacetylase family protein → MTSNALVPLLKELDAWSLAGRDALFWWRDDDAAHPCPELDELLNMTNRYGAPCGLAAIPARVGEPLARRLESEPLIWILQHGLAHVNHAPKGNGAWELGLHRPLPQVLADLRQGRDILSGLFGKRFVPVVVPPWNRMDPALWPELPGLGIRGVSAGYRRSGPTPPPGVRVVGVPCDLLDWESGQARFSGETRCVADLVEHLQRKRTGEHDPLLPSGILTHHLEMDRAAWNFFETLATALARHPAARWAVPPEIWPEEART, encoded by the coding sequence ATGACCTCGAACGCGCTTGTCCCCCTGCTCAAGGAACTTGACGCCTGGTCCCTTGCGGGCCGGGATGCCCTGTTCTGGTGGCGGGACGACGATGCCGCACATCCCTGTCCGGAACTGGACGAACTGCTGAACATGACCAACAGGTACGGTGCGCCGTGCGGGCTGGCTGCGATTCCGGCCCGGGTCGGCGAGCCGCTGGCGCGTCGGCTGGAGTCCGAACCGCTGATCTGGATTCTCCAGCACGGGCTGGCCCATGTGAATCATGCGCCCAAGGGCAACGGAGCATGGGAGCTGGGCTTGCACCGTCCGCTGCCTCAGGTGCTGGCCGATCTGCGTCAGGGCAGGGACATCCTGTCCGGTCTGTTCGGCAAACGATTCGTGCCCGTGGTGGTGCCGCCGTGGAACAGGATGGATCCCGCGCTCTGGCCCGAGTTGCCCGGGCTGGGCATTCGAGGCGTTTCCGCAGGCTACCGCAGGTCCGGGCCGACGCCGCCTCCCGGCGTACGCGTGGTGGGCGTGCCCTGCGATCTGCTCGACTGGGAGAGCGGGCAGGCGCGATTCAGCGGCGAAACCCGGTGCGTGGCCGATCTGGTGGAGCATCTTCAGCGCAAGCGCACCGGCGAACATGACCCGCTGCTGCCGTCCGGCATTCTCACGCATCATCTGGAAATGGACCGGGCGGCATGGAATTTCTTCGAGACACTGGCAACCGCACTGGCCCGGCATCCCGCGGCACGCTGGGCCGTACCCCCGGAAATCTGGCCCGAGGAGGCAAGGACATGA